AACTGCTAAACTCATAAAAACAAGCCTGGGTCCCTGTGGagccccttcctgccccccagGCCACCATGAAGTGGAGCACCACTCCTCTGCACAGGCAGGTGCTGCAGAGGCCACGGGTTCTCTGGAGACAGCAGATCACAGTCGTGACAAAGCCCTAGCAGCACTTGGAATGCCTTGGCCTGAGATCCGTTCCCTGCGGGGATGCAGAGGAGATTTTCAATCAGCACTGATTAAATCTGCTCAGGCTCCagagaaatgacagaagaatgaAGACAAAGTGTTAGgtgctgcattttattttctctctcctgtgctTCTCCCTGCCCAGCATACACAGAGCCGTGCCTCAGGGACTGAGTGTCCGTGCTGATTATGAGCGAGCAGAGTCACGTGAACAGCCTGTTCCTCAATGAAGATGCAGCCAAGCGACTCAACGCGGAGAGCCGGGTGCAGCGCTTCCAGCAGGCAGTGCAAAAGCGGGCAGCACGGGCCAAGAAGCGGATGCACAGCATCACTGCGGACAGCGCTAAAAGCTTCTTTAGGAGAAATGCGTTTGTCCTCTTCACCATTGCAGCAGTCTTACTGGGTATGGAGCTGGTGGCAATACTGGGCATCATTTACAGTTGTGGGGAAAAGTCCATCTATTCCccaaaggttttattttattgtaatgaTTTGGCTGGGGAGATGAAGGTAAAGTACAGTTGTGCCTGAAGCTGTATTCAGAGAAAGCCTCTGAGCAAACCTCGATGGCATTTACGGGAACTAGTAGAGCTGAATCAGCAAACCCTTTCTGTTGAAGATGATGCCTAAGCTCTAGCCAGAAGGGGACAATGAGGACTCCCTCACACATATCCTCTGTGAGGTCTTTCGATCCCATACACAAAGTTGTTTGTGATCTGGACAGTATTTTGACTGCTGCTAATCAGCTGGCCTCAAGCTGAACTGCAAATGGAGCAGTCTTACCAGAGGTTTGCTGGAAGCATTATAACTACGCTGTCTTTTTAGTCAGGTAAAAAGTATCCCCAGAGCTTTAGTTCCGTGGTACCCAAAGAGGGGACTGAGGCAAAGGACTGTGACACAATGCACACTAACGCTGCCCAGCAGATAGTGGATTGTCCTTGGCTTTTAACCCAGGCTGGTTGTGGCTCAGTCACTTTAACAGATTGATAGGTGAAGCCTGTGAGCTGTACAGTCACACTTAGGTCAGACCAGGGGATCACTACCTCTGGTCACAGCATTTTTGTGTCAGTAAGCTTTCTGGGAACAGActccaggagagcagcagactgtatgtgtgtgtgtgtgtgtgtgtgggcgcacgtgtgtgtgcatgtgtgtgtgtgtctgagagagagagagaaagagagagagcacaTACAACAAAAACTTGATCACAGTttttcaaaagaggaaggagcaTTTGCTCCTTCCCCTTTGGGAGGGGAAGAGctgaaagaagagggaaagaaaagccatGGTGTAGGACTGACTGAGGGATGGCTCACACTCTCCCATTTCCATTCTTATCCCTTGTTTCACAGGGATCATCCTGGCTTTTTCCCTCCGGCCCTACCAGCTGACCTATCGCCAGATCAAGTATTTCTCCTTCCCCGGCGAGCTGCTGATGCGTATGCTCCAGATGCTGGTTCTTCCTCTCATTGTCTCTAGCTTGATTACAGGTGAGGAGAGCCAAGGCAATACTCTGCAAAGGCTGCTGCTAGCTGTTGCAGGAGTCTCTCCTGATactctggctgcagctgcaaaactCAGCCTGAGACCCACCAGTGCTATATGTCTCCCTCTGACTCCTAGGGGGAGCTGCTGTTCTAGTTCTCCTCCATCATTGTCCTATCCCCTTTATATCCAGGTTTTTCCATAACTACAGGCCACATTCTCCCGTATCTTCACCATCCTGGATCTCCAAAGTCTGCCCCTTGTGTGCCATGCTTCCTACAGACTTTAGCTCCCTATCCAACTCATGTTTGTGCCTTCCATACTTAGAATCTTACTCTagcttcccccttccctctaaGTTAAGATAACAGACCTTCTCATCTTGTTTCCCTGTGTGACTCCCCAGGTATGGCCTCGCTTGATGGCAGAGCCTCAGGGAAGATGGGGATGCGGGCTGTGGTCTACTACATGGTGACCACTATCATAGCAGTCTTCATTGGCATCCTCATGGTGATCATCATCCACCCAGGAAAAGGATCTAAGGACAAGCTCCACCGAGAAGGCAGAATTGAGCAGGTGCAGACCACAGATGCCTTCATGGACTTGGTAAGGTAGGTGAACAAGCTCGTGTCATGCAAGAACATGCTGGACAGTGAGATTACCTTCCTCCACTGACTGTCCTTTTGAAGTGTCACAGCCTTAGACACACAGTTGGGGGAAGAGAGGTTTCTGGCTGAGACTTGCCCTGCCTATTACTTCTCGTAGGGGGACTCTCTTCTTGCTTATCAGGATGTCAAGAAGCAGAGACCTTGTAACAACTGATAGCCAGGACTTATGCTGATGAAGCCCGTGTTTAGGCTCCTGGTTCTGGGGGTCATCTGCACTGTAGCCTGATCTGGCATGTGACTGTTTTAACTAGAGACACTGCTCCATGATACAGGCACTGGCCAGGAAGACCATATTTGCCTGCTAGTCAAACAGGACCATAACTCATTCCTTGTTTTATCTACTGCAGGAATATGTTCCCGCCCAACCTGGTAGAAGCCTGCTTCAAACAGGTATGAAATCTTACCTGGCCTACAACCTCCCTTTGTGCCCTGTGCAGTAGACCATGGCCAAACTACTTTTCTGAGGGATAAGAACAGGGATTGCTTTATACTGCTTTCACACGTCCCCAACTCTGATTGCTTCAGGAGGCATTGCAGGTATCAGTTAATATTACAGCACCCCCCAGTAAAGCTTTTCAAGCTGCTCTGCAGACTATTTCAAACCCCAGAGTAAACATAGCAGAGCAGCTCTGGCTTCTTGCCTCCAGCTCATCCCACACTAAGTCACAAAGGGCTAGCGTGATCTCAGGTAGCAGACTTGGATTGCCAGTGAAATGGGAGCAGATCTTCCAAGGATTTGTCTCTTTCATAGTGCTAGTGCCCTTGGAAGCAGTAAAAAGGGCTGTCACAGGAGCCAGAATATCTGAGCCCAAGAGTTGGGGGTTCTGTAGCTGTGCTCCAAGATAGACACCATTGCCTGTTGGTAAGTAACACGTTGCTGCAGTCATGGGGTTCAGTATTAGAGGGAGGAACATTACTGTGAATAGAAAAAATTATCAGGGCGCAatcttgattattttaaaaacttggcATATTGTGATTTAATGCAcctaaattaaaattatgtcCAAGAATGAAGTCTGGAGAGCCCTACAAAGAGTAAGAGACCATAGCCTGGTCTTTCAGAAAGCAGGGCTTCTGCAAAGGGTGGAGGGGGATATTGTGTGTAACATGCAGGTGACCGTGAACCTTACTCTATGGTTAAATGGTCTAGTGTGGACCTTAGATTTCTGAACAGAGAAGAAGGAGGAAGTTCATCTCATACCTGTATCTCTCAATGGGTAAAGAAACACTGGGTACAGTTAAACTACCTTCTTTTTAGGGGTTcctaaaaatgagaaagatatAGTAAAGCACTATAATGCCAAGAAAAACTGttcaagtagaaaaagaaagtgtcttTGACTTGCAAGAGTGCAATTACAtccaaaggagaaaacaaaggtaTCAAAGAGATCTTAAGCCCAAGGGGTGGGCATGGGGTTAGAAGTAACAAggactgtaaaataaaaacaagggtTCAAATGGAAAGGTAGGTGCATTTCTTAATGTAccttctttttcactttcaagtgaaaaaaactACTCATGGCCATGTGGAATTTATGTTTTTTGGTATTTTcaatttgagattaaaaaagatgctttaacCATATACAACCACATGTGAGTAGATGCAATAAACAGAACCTGGGTGAAGTTCTCTAGATGTTCTAATGGTCTTCTTTGGCCTTAAGATATATGAACTTTTGGAACTAAGCACTAAACTAGGGAGTTTGAGGAGAACAAACACGGCCAGTTTTCCAAGCAGGTCAATAGAAACTTGGAGTACTCTCTTTAGGATGGAATGCAAGGGCCTAATTTGTTATCCAGAACTCCtgaaccagggcctgtgaatGCATCTCATAATCTATGTCATTTCAGTACAAGACACAGTACACCACCAGGGTCTTCACCAGAACCGTCCTTCACAGCAGCAATGTCACAGCAGGTGTCACAACCACTCAGATCTCTGTGCCTGAGAACTTTACCAGTGTCCTGGAGAACGTCACTCATGCCCTGGGGACCCTCTCCGAGGTGCTGACCTTTGAAGAAGTCATTCCCATCCCGGGCTCAGCCAATGGGGTGAACGCGCTGGGGCTGGTAGTGTTCTCCATGTGCTTCGGTTTGGTGATCGGCAGCATGAAGCAGAAGGGACGGGCCCTACGGGAGTTCTTTAACTGCCTCAACGAAGCCATCATGAGGCTGGTGGCCATTATCATCTGGTGAGGAGCACGGCTGGTTGAAGCAGGAGGTCTGCAGGTGCAGTTTCCGCTGACCTGATGAAAAATGGGGTAGCTTTAAGGATGACATGCATAGGAAAAGCAAATGGGCACAGCTCTCTTTTAGCTCCATCAGCCTGGAGGGAAAAGACTGGATGGTATATTTGttcacatttcatttcctgttttgtttttattgtagaAATATCAGGCACACCAGGATATGCTTTCCTTGAGGCTGCTGGAAACTGAAGTGGAAGCTCTCTTAGCCTTACCAAGAAGAGTAGGGTGTGAGGCTTTCCCATAGAAAGCTTTCCTTCTAGCTATGTTTCAGGAGctagaaaacagcattttaccAAACCACGTTTTTTTTTATCCGCTGGAGCTCAGGTTCTGAATAGGAGTTTGTGGAAGGTGCCATGcgacaggagaggagagggactGAAGTAATTGACTACACAGGCAAGTGTGAGAAGGAAGGGATTTGTCAGATCCACATTCTCTCCTCTGTTTTAGATCACTCCAGTTTCCTTTCCCTGGTCTCCTAGTCACAGGGCCTGGGCACAGGGGGACAGACCTtacacagaaagacagaaaggagaagcaCAACCCTGAATTCAGAGCTGAGTGATTCATtgtctgtgcagcagcagcctctctaGCATTTTTTCATCCATGGATGAGTCAGAATCTGGTGCCTTGCTTCAGGAGAGACAAAAGACACCCAAAGCAATGAAGGGAGAACACAGAGTGGAATGAGTGGACTGTTCACTACTCTCACAGCTGATTTCCAGCTGCCTTCAACATCCTCTTACTGTGAGAGGGTGTTGATATGTA
This sequence is a window from Rhea pennata isolate bPtePen1 chromosome 27, bPtePen1.pri, whole genome shotgun sequence. Protein-coding genes within it:
- the LOC134151457 gene encoding excitatory amino acid transporter 1-like isoform X1, yielding MSEQSHVNSLFLNEDAAKRLNAESRVQRFQQAVQKRAARAKKRMHSITADSAKSFFRRNAFVLFTIAAVLLGIILAFSLRPYQLTYRQIKYFSFPGELLMRMLQMLVLPLIVSSLITGMASLDGRASGKMGMRAVVYYMVTTIIAVFIGILMVIIIHPGKGSKDKLHREGRIEQVQTTDAFMDLVRNMFPPNLVEACFKQYKTQYTTRVFTRTVLHSSNVTAGVTTTQISVPENFTSVLENVTHALGTLSEVLTFEEVIPIPGSANGVNALGLVVFSMCFGLVIGSMKQKGRALREFFNCLNEAIMRLVAIIIWYAPVGIMFLIAGKILEMDDLAVMGGQLGMYTLTVIVGLLIHALCILPLLYFIVTHRNPWVFIAGLLQALITALGTSSSSATLPITFRCLEENNGVDRRITRFVLPVGATINMDGTALYEALAAIFIAQVNNYELDFGQIITISITATAASIGAAGIPQAGLVTMVIVLTSVGLPTEDITLIIAVDWFLDRLRTTTNVLGDSLGAGIVEHLSRHELDAQDCELGNSVTEEKEQPSHLVCPQNSTHKHYRSETAL
- the LOC134151457 gene encoding excitatory amino acid transporter 4-like isoform X3 — its product is MSEQSHVNSLFLNEDAAKRLNAESRVQRFQQAVQKRAARAKKRMHSITADSAKSFFRRNAFVLFTIAAVLLGIILAFSLRPYQLTYRQIKYFSFPGELLMRMLQMLVLPLIVSSLITGMASLDGRASGKMGMRAVVYYMVTTIIAVFIGILMVIIIHPGKGSKDKLHREGRIEQVQTTDAFMDLVRNMFPPNLVEACFKQYKTQYTTRVFTRTVLHSSNVTAGVTTTQISVPENFTSVLENVTHALGTLSEVLTFEEVIPIPGSANGVNALGLVVFSMCFGLVIGSMKQKGRALREFFNCLNEAIMRLVAIIIWYAPVGIMFLIAGKILEMDDLAVMGGQLGMYTLTVIVGLLIHALCILPLLYFIVTHRNPWVFIAGLLQALITALGTSSSSATLPITFRCLEENNGVDRRITRFVLPVGATINMDGTALYEALAAIFIAQVNNYELDFGQIITISITATAASIGAAGIPQAGLVTMVIVLTSVGLPTEDITLIIAVDWFLDRLRTTTNVLGDSLGAGIVEHLSRHELDAQDCELD
- the LOC134151457 gene encoding excitatory amino acid transporter 4-like isoform X2 → MSEQSHVNSLFLNEDAAKRLNAESRVQRFQQAVQKRAARAKKRMHSITADSAKSFFRRNAFVLFTIAAVLLGIILAFSLRPYQLTYRQIKYFSFPGELLMRMLQMLVLPLIVSSLITGMASLDGRASGKMGMRAVVYYMVTTIIAVFIGILMVIIIHPGKGSKDKLHREGRIEQVQTTDAFMDLVRNMFPPNLVEACFKQYKTQYTTRVFTRTVLHSSNVTAGVTTTQISVPENFTSVLENVTHALGTLSEVLTFEEVIPIPGSANGVNALGLVVFSMCFGLVIGSMKQKGRALREFFNCLNEAIMRLVAIIIWYAPVGIMFLIAGKILEMDDLAVMGGQLGMYTLTVIVGLLIHALCILPLLYFIVTHRNPWVFIAGLLQALITALGTSSSSATLPITFRCLEENNGVDRRITRFVLPVGATINMDGTALYEALAAIFIAQVNNYELDFGQIITISITATAASIGAAGIPQAGLVTMVIVLTSVGLPTEDITLIIAVDWFLDRLRTTTNVLGDSLGAGIVEHLSRHELDAQDCELDYFSNLSRKH